The Anguilla rostrata isolate EN2019 chromosome 1, ASM1855537v3, whole genome shotgun sequence nucleotide sequence TACTGACAGACATAAGCACACTCAGGAATGCAATCGATTCCCACACTGATCAAtgcattaaagaaaatatattaatggAACACTTAGCTCACAACATAAGGACAGAAATCAAGTAGCAGGATAACATACATTATTCAGATGGATGCATTTGTTGGACACACATTCTTGACACAATAAAAGGCTAGAAGGAAGTTTCAATTGGCAATTCATTACTTCCCTTTAATGTTATAAATATATCAGTGGTTTCCAAATAATTCTTCTCAGCACACTTACACAGAATTAGACAGAAAGCTCTGTTGCTCCAAGTTAGCTAGTCATTAGCTAGTCAACATGACTAGTGTGCATTTTGCACGTGGCTCTTTGCAAGCCAGAACACATGCCACCAGTTTGACCAACCACACATATCTTTCTATTAGAACTCACCAATTGACCACTTCTCATTCAGGCGCCTCTCCGCCAGGCTGTGCACCAGCTGGATTTCGTATTCCTGGTCACGGCTCCCCCTAGAGGCCTGGAGGACCTTTATGCCAGTGGACAGTTTGATGTAATCCTCGTAATAGTACCCCCAGGCAGCCAGAGAGAGCTGCAGCTGACTATCAAATTGGGCTAAATCATCAAGGTTTGTACAGCCCAGGGTCTTCAGTCTTCAATCAACaaccaaaataaagacaaaacaaacagtcaaaaagcagacaaacactttcacaaatgagaaaatactGCAACAACCGCCCGTGGTAGACTCAATAAATCTAAAggtaaacaaacacaagagCAGAATGGCCTCTTCTTGGCCCCGTGGTTACAGTTTGCTTCTTGtcaacacaggcacacagtctGTCAAACCAGAGGCCTTTCACAGCGTGGATGTCCAGCGCATTGGGGCTGAATTTACCAAGGTTTCCCTGCCAGAACGCAATCACGCCACACTTTACAGCTCCCGGGGCAGGAGGTTAATATCGCCCGCAATTAAAATTAGTGGAGCTGCTAGGAAATCATAATCCCTTCATACAAGCGAGGTGACTCAGCTCTCATAGAAGCCAAACACTGACACGAAGGACATATTAAAGTCATTCAAGGAAGGCGTCTCACTGTGCTGACGTCGGGGGGCTGCATTTTTGTTCCAGTGGAAATTTGCCTGAGTGTTCTTGCGCCGCAGTTTAAAAAAGGCCGAGATGGTGTCCTTACAACGCCGTCTGAACTTGATGCTTCGGTTTAACATCTTGCATAATCATTAATGTGTTAATCTATATACCTGGCACAGAAACAGAGCCCTTCCTCCGTACAGCACAGAATAAATTACATCATACTCTACGTTTTGCTGTTTCTTGTGTGACCTTGGCACTGAAGATATTCTGTTACCGTTTGGGCAGCCATTGCTGCGCAACATAACTCATTGGCTAAGGAAGTCAGCTGCTGTAAGAGCTTTTGAAAGCTGCAGTAGACTATTGTGGTGTCACAGGGAAATCTGCTGAGTGCATGCGCAGCAGCTCTCAAAGAACAATCTCTGCAGCAACGATCCTTTACAGGACTGCAGCCGTCAGAGCTCAAAGTCACCCAGCTCATTCAGCCATGTACGGGGAggtgctgccctctggtggaaaacataaaatactgCAATATCACACTACTAGAAGTTTAGAATACTAGAAACCATCAAACTGAATACAAACTATTATGAATTGAACCTtcctctttaaaaatacatattgatATTATTACTCAGACAGACATGTAATGAGATAGCGCTCTCCTGCAGGGGCAGTTCCTGCTGGATTTGACCTTGGCGCGGAGGGCACGAGGGGCTTACGTGTGGTAGTAGTGCTCCAAGCTCTGCGAGCAGAGCCACTCTTGGAAGGCGAAGTCTCGCAGCAGCTGGATGTGGGCCTCGGCGACGTCCCGCCAGCGCCTGCGCTCCTTCACCACCTCCTTCAGCCGGGTCAGAACACTGAGGCTCAGCTCCTCCAGGGTCTGCACATCTGGAGACGCACAGCAGTTCAGTCAGACTGGGGCTACCGCAATAACACCCACCGCACCGCAGTAACGCTCGTCACCTAACATCCTACAGCAACATCCACATACCTGTACAGTAACACTTGTCACCTGAGGTATTACAGTATATCATTCATCATAAACCATTACCAACCACACAACAGTAGCATTCGTTGCCTACCTCAATACAGTAACATTTTTCACCTATTATACTGCTGAAACACTTACTGTACTACAGTAATATTCATCACCTACTAAACTACAGTAACAATTATCATACAGCAGCAACATTTATTATCTGCCATGCTACAGTAAAAATTAGCACTAAATACACCAATAGTAAGACTTACAGCCTACCATACTATGGCAAACCTCTGACTGCCAGTCATACTGCAATGTTCTGGCTATATCTACCCTACATGTTACATTAACAGTCTCACCACCCAACATACTGCAGTTACACCACTCTCAAGCCCCCATTCTACATTTTAGCCTGCATGCTGAAATCACAACACAGCTgaaaaacatgtaggctacagcagGGTAAGGTCTTTGAGCAATGATACAAGCTCAAGCCCTTTATAAGCTACAAGAAAATGTGAAGCCAGTGAAGAATCGATCAAAAATGatgaccacaaaaaaacaattgccACAGCAAAAATCAAGCAAACCAACAAAAAAGACCTTGAAAaagttttgaaataaaaaaagatgacgGAGGCTCAAAAATACATGCTGAGCAGCAGCAGATGAGGTATTTATAGAGCAGGGGCAAGAGTATGTTGGTCTAGTCAATCTGTCTGTAAGCACCAAAAGTAAAACTACAAAGACATGGTAAGCAAAGAAACAGCTGAAGACATTGCAGGTCCCGCACTTAGGATATATGCTTTACAACAGTTTAGGGCAAAATCAGGTGCTTATATAGAGTCTGAGGGCAGTACATAGGGTAGTATGATTTCCCAACTTTTAATCTGTAATGTGAAAGTCTTGACTCACTCAATTCTGCAGTACTCAATTCTGTCACATTCACTTTCTTACAATTTTCAAGATATTTATattcttatttatatttactagGATTAACATTTACTGACAACCACAGTGCAATGCACTTATCACCTGTGATACACCAACCATAATAATACACCGAGACCCTCACCAACTAGGCTGGGGACAGTACAGTAGAGCAGGACACAGCTTTTCCAAGAAAACTTAAATCCCACAGGTCTTACAAGTCACTCATTGTCAAACCCTTAGCTGCTAAACACATGGCTAGTTCTTCCACACAACAAAAGCTAATCAGCCAAAATGCCCCATGTGACATGCATGGACCAAACAGAGGTGAGCACATTGTTAACAGGTTAAGCACAGCAACTCAATTCCTGGTCATCACCAGCTGATCCACTTAGGTAATAAGGggtttaaacaaaacaaacaccaaaggACACAGTGCATCTCCACTGAAATCTGTCTTATGACTGGGGATCCTTAAGTCATTATTGACATTCTGTGTACGTTATCATTCTGTGTACACACCATCTACTGGACGACCGCATGTTACAATTATTATGTGGCTGTTCAGTGTTTTTACAGTCAGTGTTTCCATACCAACAGTTATATCAAAAATACTCAGACTAAAATGTTCtagccattttaattttctagATTTTCCCAGATTTGTTGTTCTTCATTGGCAGAACCTGCTTTGTCACAATAGCGTAACAATAAGACTGAAATGGCCATCGCAATCTGCGCTGCACAGGGCCTAAGGTCACATGCACACCGTTTTCACACAGCTTCCTGGATGATTAGGGGGTGTCAGAAAGGACCCTCCGGACTCACCTTCAAATAAGTGCTTGTATTCGGAAAGGCTGTGCCCTTGCAGCCATTCCTCTATCTgactctccttccctttcttccAGCGCACTTCCCAGAAGAGGATCCACGCGACCGAGCAGAAGGCGAAGGTCAGCAAGAAGCGTCGGTCCATCAGACCATCTTCAGCCTGGGCTTGGACTTCTCTCCGTTCGCAGACAGGTGCTTCATGCGGCCTGGCCCCCGGGCCCCACTGCGTACGCTGCTGTGGAGTGGTGAGTGGCTCGCTTCCTTCCCAAATCAAAGACACGTCACTACTCCCAAAGTGCTTCAAGGTACCTACAAGCAAACTGTAACAGATCCCATTGGTgatttgcacacattttaaaagtctaATTGGTATTTGGATACTGTGCAACAGGCTGCAAATCAATTTAAGTGCTATGCTCTTGCAGGAGTAAAGATGTCACTCGAAGTGCAGCCTTGCACTATGGCCAAGGAGGGCATTAATATTTATGAGCTGTACACTGGAAGAGTGTTGGGTGATGAGATGGATATGCAATCTAGAAGAATTAAATATACATCACTCTGACTCCCCATAAACGGGGCTTAAGAGGGTTCACTGAAAATGATACATCCATttgaaataagttttttttttcctctttccatctaTTTCCAGGCACTCGAACATCAATATGCACTGCACGCGACTAATGGTGTTAATCAGACGCTAAAATGAGCGGCTCTTTAATTAGACAACAGCAAGGGTACTTGTCCATTACGTTTAGCGATTCTTTGACAGTAAAGCAGTGATAGCGCGAATTGACTCCAAAATTGTGAATGGAATACTCTTGTTTAGCTACGTAGCAACTGCAACCCGTTTCTACGATActgatttgtatttttaaaaccgatttgtattttaaactgcaaacattttaaatcacaatCATTGTGATACCTGTCACAACTAACTGCAGTAATTTGCATATGACCCCTTCCAAAAACACAGCCAGTTCGGATATCGTAATTGACGGACTCATAAATTGACACGGGAGGCTTGTTTAGGCTAAAATTCATTCAATTACGCCTCTGCCATGCCAGGCCAAGTTagcctctttttatttttgcaccaaCACAAAACTGGATAACCATACAGCTACTTTAGCTAGTGGTTTGGTTAAATATTTAACGGAATTAGCCAAGTATAAATTGTTAGCAATCGGGAGGAACAACACGCAGCCTTCTCCCACATGTCAATGTTATACAAACAGCGCCACGATATTATGAAATGTATACAGGCTTCTTTTAGTTATGTTATGTATAGATAGCAATTTCCTTCCTTGCAAACCAACACTGGTCGCAGGTTTAAGTCACTTTCATCTTGGCTACTATAATGCACTACAGAACTATTTCTATAGCAAGCCAGCTGAACAAATGAATGACTAATCATAGCAATCTTCAACTAATTATCGACATGACGTCGAGAGTGTAGCTGCCGTTGCTGCAAGATAGCTAGCTATCGTTAGCTAAGTTCGCCTGCTTTCGATAGCTACTTGGAGACAGAATGAGCTAGCTACTAACCTTAGATAAATATCGCCGGGAACCAACAACACTTCAACGACAGTTACCgtctaaaaagaaaatgtttatggCACTTCTTTTGGCGTAGTAAATTCATCTAACGAATGAGCTAACGGCtgataatgcatttttacacaaagcTAACAGCATTATGATGTCTTTACTACCAGCCATATAGACTAGCTAGCTTGCTGTCAGTTTTCAGTTTcgctggttagctagctagcactaGGTAGCAAGCTGGTTGTAACGTCTaggtaaaatgaaataatacttTATAATTACCTGACAACAGTAGATATGAATGTACGATTAATGTTACAGAGTTGTATATTTGATTGCAGTCCCTGATTAACCTCCAATGTTAGTCATTCGtgcaaacagcaaataaaaattattcatGAATTCTATCGTAACATCCTGCTCTTACCTTGAGAGTATTTGGTATTTACCTTTTGACGACCGGAAGACATACGCTTACGTAAAACGGCCACGCCAACTGTGGCAGGGCTCGTAGTGTCGACCATTGATGACGTTTAGACAATAAGTCAAGCGTCTAAGCTCCGCACGAGGGTAGGACTGGCTCAACAACAAAATGGTAACCAGCTATATGGATTAGATAACAAAATAACTTAAACGTAATGCTAATAGGGagtttgtgtataaaatgttgTTTCTTCATTATAAACGGACAAACGTCAAGTTATGTCTTTGTATAGCGGCATGTCTAACCAGCTACCTAGCTACTAGCTTACTAATGCTATAATTGCAGCTAACGTTAATTGTTTTGTATGATCAGCTTAATAAAATcgaaaaatgtttgtttcctgtCTCAAAGGGCAAGCCAAAGGCAAAAAAGAAGTATGCTGCGATGAAAAAGATGATTAGCTTGAAAGACCAGAGAATGTAAGTTCATTTTTGTGTAAGTTTTATCCTGGGCGTTTGGAATTCTTGTGGCTTTGGCAAATAGAATTGCACTTCAATGGTGACAATATGGAATCCTATCTGAATAGGAATGGTCACTGATAAATCATCAGTAATGTGTTTAAAGAACTCAACTGTGTGTCCCTTTTTTTGCATTCCTAAACCAGGGTTGTTGAGGGCATTGCCTATTGATTTGGCCCTGCTGCAATGTTTCAGCTTCATTTTTGCACATAAAACTTAGCTAATGTTTTCTGGggaatttgtaaaaaaaaaaaaaaaagtcatggcTGGGTAGAAAGGCTAGTAGGCTACTTTATCTGGAGAAACAGAGGTCAACATTTGCTAGGTGACCCAGCTACCTTTTCCATTACCATTCAGAGTAGTCCCTGCATGCCTGTCAAGCTATGCTATTTGACTGAATAAAAGCTAATGTTTCCCATATTTTGTAAAGACACATTATTTAATCATGGAATATAGGGACTCTAGCTTGACTTTTTCTGTAGCTACAAAAGTAAGCAATGCcaaaggaaaattaatcagtATAAATTATTTGTTGTGCATGCAGTGTACTCTATCTAACCAAGTTAATGACCAGTATTAACTAAGCTGAAGTTGGTGTGTTTCCTAGTTTACAGGTGTGCTTGTTGAAATCAATCCAATTTTTGatgtatgtatattttcagGTTTAAAAATTTTGTAGTATGGAGGATGAAGGATTTGAACAAGATGTGCCATTGCAATATatcataataatgaaaaaaatcttaattcaatgcatgtattttgcttgttttcaaGAAAACAACAAGATCGCGCCaaagcaaaagagagaaaaaaaagagacccATCAGCGATAAAGGAAAAGGAAGTGTGAGTACATAGTATTTGGGGTTTACACATGGGTACATTTCTGCAGTGCTTCAGTTGTGGCACATTGCAGTGCCAGTGTGGTGTCAGGTTTGATTGCCTGGTGgagcactgccattgtatcATTGAGTCAggtaaatatctgaaatattttcattccaGATAACACCATAtactctgaaaatatttataatttctgACTTCATTGTTATATTAAGtacttgaaaataaatggcCTGATTCACATTGACTTAACTATGATTTTAGAAAGATAGTCTGTGATTTCTTAATATTGTTAAATActtatttgaatttgtaatgctgctttgtatttttatggcCTGAATCCGCAATGACAGGAAAGGTAATTTGTgctgctgaatttaaaaaaaatactttctctCCATTTCTAGGACAAAGTACCCATCATGTCTCTTCTTCCAAtacaacacacagctgggtcCCCCCTACCACATCCTCGTCGACACAAATTTCATAAACTTCTCAATCAAGGCCAAACTGGACATAGTGCAGTCTATGATGGACTGTCTGTATGCGAAATGTAAGTAATCCAAAGAGACTCACTAAAATATCATCTAATATACAGTGCTTAAATGTAATGTCTAACTTTCGCTTTTCCTCTTGGTCTGTTAAGGTATCCCCTGTATCACAGACTGTGTAATGGCTGAGATAGAAAAACTGGGGATGAAATTTCGAGTCGCTTTAAGGTACTGAAAGAATACAAATTTGTAAACATACAAATTGGAGATTACGTGCTTACGTTTGTGTTGATATTCAGCAATATTCATTTCCGTTCCTTGAGAACTTCAGTGCTGTTTTCAGGCTGTAGGTTAGGGCTGCCCAATTCTGTTCCTGGGAATCTGccgtcctgtatgttttcactccaaccctaagaaAGCACACCGCGTTCGACAGCttgagatctcgttgagctgctaattagtacaatCAGTTGTGCCTGATAAGGTTttaatgaaaaccttcaggacgATGGAGCCCCTGGAACAGGGTTAGGCAGTCCTGCTGTAGGTCAATACCAGTCAGTGTCCACTGAGGCGCTAATATGCATTGTTACCATATCTCTGAAATGTAggtgatatttaaaaaactaaaatacaatGATTCTGATTTTGGCCATATTATGTTAAATGGGCAAGTATAGGTCTAAATTGATTACCATACACTCGCTACTTCAGTCACCATAAATTGCGACTGCCTGTCACTTTCTGCAGGATAGCCAAGGATCCTCGATTTGAGCGCCTGCCTTGCACACACAAGGGAACATATGCTGATGACTGTTTAGTCCAAAGGGTCACACAGGTAAAATTGTGCTTGTTTCATTTGATGGTTGTGCAGTCATTATTAAATGTATGGTTTTTTTGTGATCGTGATCTATTGTTATTGAGGAAAGGGTTGTGTAGTATAACAGGATAGGAGCGGGTCTTGTAACCtcaaggtcacaggttcaattcccagataggacactgccgttgtaccctcgaggtactgcattgcttctgtacatatccagctgtataaatagatacaatgtaaatgctatataaaaagttgtgtaagttgctctggataagaatgtctgctaaatgcctgtaatgtaatgggttgcCTTATACatgatcattttcaaaatgctgaTCGTAACAGTTTACAAAAATAGCCGCATCTAAAGGGTATGGCCGTGTTTTTTGTCAAATGTTCAATTCATTGGGAAAATGCACAGAGGGAAACGTATACGAGACATTACTGGAAATTCTGTATTAGTCATCAGACACTGCCTGATGCCAGAAAGTACCCGTGGGACCCATCAGTCTGGCATCATTTTGCCAGAAAGCACTGCATTATGCTGGGCACATTCTTAGTACTTTGTCTTTGACAGCACAAGTGCTACATTGTGGCCACGGTGGACAGAGATCTGAAGAGAAGGATCCGGAAAATTCCAGGGGTGCCAATCATGTACATCTCCAACCACAGGTCAGAATTTACTGGGAAAGGAGGATGCTGGTGCTTTTTGCGAGTGATCACTGGcatgtagtgtttttttttccttccaaaaaCCTCCTTGAGAGTACATCATTACATttgtataattacattttttccactAGCACATAGCACGCTAGCTAGGACAAGAGGCCAGATGTCATATAGATAATGAGAGTAATGTGTTCATTTGCTAAGTACTTTATTTTTATCCATTCAGGTTACCCCAAAGCACAGTTTAGGGAGCTTGGGACTAAACAGTTACCTATATAGCCAGCCAGGCAGATGCcttttgcaacaaaaatattGCCATCTGTTAAAATACACTTCCATACAATGAATAAGACTATTTGAATACATGGAGGTGCTCCAGATATATTTTCTGATGTATTATTTACCAAATTACTGAATTCTGAAAATGTCATCAGAACAGTCTTCCATTGACACACAAACGAATCAGGATTAGTTATTCAATTCTTAGGCATATGGTCCCCATATATGGAAAACCGTAAAAGGTTAGCTCAAAGAAGCTAACTGTGAGAGCCAGACTGGTTAACGGTCTTAGTAAAGTATGGCTCAGTCACTTGAACACACTATGCTTCAATGCATGCTTATAGCAATCAaacctgactgactgacattGGTGGAACAGCAGGCACACATAAACACTTGCCCTGCGCACTAAGTAGCTGAAACCTCTTAACCCCTCGTACCCATCCCATTTTCTGTGACAGGTACTACCACAGACTTGTGAGATCATTCAAGGATTTCCCCATCCCTGTTACTACTAAGATGCTCAATACTTAACTAATAACAAATGTATTACTGATTTAGCTTAGTGGCTAAAAAGGAAGAGACTGGCATAATCAACAGCTTAGTCACATTCTAGGTTAGTTGGTAGATTGCTGCATTTTATCCATTATGTAAATTTTTATATCActaagtaattttaaaaaaaatgtaaatctgctacaaaatttaatttaagaatGGTTTAATTTTAACAAGAAAATACGAAATGCAAGTAATTTACTGCAATGTTCAACCATgctgaaattatatataatgaTATGATATAATTTTGTTAAAGCAAGCTAATGTTGAAATATGTTGACtgaatatgtatgaaaatatagCTGCAGAATATTACAGTTTGGATGGGTTCCGAGTGTATATTTTATTGGTGTTCACCTTTTTTGTTACCATGTGAAgtagttttttaattttaatttattttgtcattcacAGGTATAATATTGAAAGAATGCCAGATGACTACGGTGCTCCAAGAttctaaatgtatttgaatggaATTAATGGATGTGGAATTAATGGAAAGATTGCCTTTTTGCTCATTCCTGTGAAAGAACAGTGGATATTTAAAATTCAGCTTCTATCTTTTTGGACCACGGAAGAGGGGACAGGGACAACCCTGTTAGCTTTTCATGCTTTCAGCCTTAGTAGGTAATCAAGATGAGCcagcagttttttgttttggctgtgtttagggggaaaaaaataaaattaaaatcactCTTTTTCCCTGatattaatgcaatgcaataaatTGTGATTGATTGAATAAGACACGTTTTTGATTCTTATGTATTTGCTTTTATTCCAATCCTAaagttacattttgttta carries:
- the fcf1 gene encoding rRNA-processing protein FCF1 homolog isoform X1 is translated as MGKPKAKKKYAAMKKMISLKDQRIKQQDRAKAKERKKRDPSAIKEKEVTKYPSCLFFQYNTQLGPPYHILVDTNFINFSIKAKLDIVQSMMDCLYAKCIPCITDCVMAEIEKLGMKFRVALRIAKDPRFERLPCTHKGTYADDCLVQRVTQHKCYIVATVDRDLKRRIRKIPGVPIMYISNHRYNIERMPDDYGAPRF
- the fcf1 gene encoding rRNA-processing protein FCF1 homolog isoform X2; the encoded protein is MKKMISLKDQRIKQQDRAKAKERKKRDPSAIKEKEVTKYPSCLFFQYNTQLGPPYHILVDTNFINFSIKAKLDIVQSMMDCLYAKCIPCITDCVMAEIEKLGMKFRVALRIAKDPRFERLPCTHKGTYADDCLVQRVTQHKCYIVATVDRDLKRRIRKIPGVPIMYISNHRYNIERMPDDYGAPRF